A single Curtobacterium sp. MCSS17_015 DNA region contains:
- a CDS encoding NADPH-dependent F420 reductase produces MTPTPVRTLGIIGAGNVGAQIARRAVEVGLDVVLANSRGPESLEELIAELAPSAGAATVTDAARAGDVVVVAIPISGYRDLPAEAFAGKTVIDTGNYYPEYSGPVDELEQPGAPTTSELLQRHLPDASVVKAFNNLSAADVTTDGSPAGSPGRRSLVVAGDDADAKAVVADLVDRFGFDVVDAGALDEGWRYERDQPAYGVPRDRADMTAALAAAERRTERAR; encoded by the coding sequence ATGACCCCCACCCCCGTCCGGACCCTCGGCATCATCGGCGCCGGCAACGTCGGCGCACAGATCGCACGACGAGCCGTCGAGGTCGGCCTCGACGTCGTCCTGGCGAACTCCCGCGGCCCGGAGTCACTCGAGGAACTCATCGCCGAGCTCGCGCCGTCGGCCGGCGCAGCGACGGTCACCGACGCGGCACGTGCCGGCGACGTCGTCGTGGTCGCGATCCCGATCAGCGGCTACCGCGACCTCCCGGCAGAGGCCTTCGCGGGCAAGACCGTGATCGACACCGGCAACTACTACCCCGAGTACTCCGGCCCCGTCGACGAACTCGAACAGCCCGGGGCCCCGACCACGTCGGAGCTCCTCCAGCGGCACCTGCCGGACGCCTCGGTCGTGAAGGCGTTCAACAACCTGAGCGCCGCCGACGTCACGACCGACGGTTCTCCCGCCGGCAGCCCCGGCCGACGGAGCCTCGTCGTCGCCGGGGACGACGCCGACGCCAAGGCGGTCGTCGCGGACCTGGTCGACCGCTTCGGGTTCGACGTCGTCGACGCCGGAGCCCTCGACGAGGGCTGGCGGTACGAGCGCGACCAGCCCGCGTACGGCGTCCCGCGGGACCGGGCGGACATGACGGCGGCGCTCGCCGCCGCCGAGCGTCGGACGGAGCGCGCACGGTGA
- a CDS encoding FtsX-like permease family protein, giving the protein MTVFRLVLSDLRSNAGIWTGALVVSAATAAAAAIAAGMLETGLELVTSGTRSDLLRAGGLATLASLVLVLTVVAVTAVLGNVTRLTIDLQRRGYALWQLVGVPSSTVTVIVRLQLAVVALVGSALGCLVAGPFVPAFLHFGLSESDGLRGLDERFGAVSGAAVVVGVTAVVVLSSLRPSRRAGRVRPVEVLREPEAVEGRTGWTRWTGAAVALLLASLMTLALAGAGVRAGSQVLLIGPLVTGAVIAVGPSVFPALLRAWTAVVPAHASASWFLARNAAAAAVSRSSATVSALVITIALPASITSGFATLGDAVRRTTGSEISGLAPQSFLLMLGGPLLVSLSGAAATVLMAGRTREQEGALVEAAGGSRGVVLARAAWESVILVGTAVLVSSAVLVVTSCAQAVALGVTAPGTLPHLGLQAAAPAALVSLVLMVVAGTLPLVVGGRRSVPLVLAAD; this is encoded by the coding sequence GTGACCGTGTTCCGACTCGTCCTCAGCGACCTCCGATCGAACGCCGGGATCTGGACCGGCGCACTCGTCGTCAGCGCCGCGACCGCAGCAGCCGCGGCGATCGCGGCCGGGATGCTCGAGACCGGACTCGAACTCGTGACGTCCGGCACCCGGTCGGACCTCCTCCGAGCCGGTGGACTCGCCACACTCGCATCGCTCGTCCTCGTCCTGACGGTCGTCGCCGTGACCGCGGTGCTCGGCAACGTCACGCGGTTGACGATCGACCTGCAGCGCCGCGGGTACGCCCTCTGGCAGCTCGTGGGGGTCCCGTCATCGACCGTGACGGTCATCGTGCGACTCCAGCTCGCCGTCGTCGCGCTCGTCGGCAGCGCCCTCGGGTGCCTCGTCGCCGGCCCGTTCGTGCCGGCCTTCCTCCACTTCGGGCTCTCCGAGTCCGACGGGCTGCGGGGCCTCGACGAACGGTTCGGCGCGGTCAGCGGGGCCGCGGTCGTCGTCGGGGTGACCGCGGTGGTGGTGCTCAGCAGTCTCCGGCCCTCCCGCCGGGCGGGCCGGGTCCGTCCCGTCGAGGTCCTCCGCGAACCGGAGGCCGTCGAGGGGCGGACGGGGTGGACACGATGGACGGGCGCGGCCGTCGCGCTCCTCCTCGCGAGCCTGATGACCCTCGCACTCGCCGGGGCGGGGGTCCGTGCCGGGTCCCAGGTCCTGCTCATCGGGCCCCTCGTCACCGGGGCCGTCATCGCCGTCGGACCGTCGGTCTTCCCCGCCCTCCTCCGCGCCTGGACCGCGGTCGTGCCCGCGCACGCCTCCGCCTCGTGGTTCCTGGCCCGGAACGCGGCCGCCGCCGCGGTGAGCCGCAGCAGCGCGACCGTCAGCGCACTCGTCATCACGATCGCCCTGCCGGCCAGCATCACGTCGGGCTTCGCGACGCTCGGCGACGCCGTCCGACGCACCACCGGTTCCGAGATCAGCGGCCTGGCGCCACAGAGCTTCCTCCTCATGCTCGGCGGGCCGCTCCTGGTCTCGCTGTCCGGGGCCGCCGCGACCGTGCTCATGGCGGGACGGACCCGAGAGCAGGAGGGGGCGCTCGTCGAGGCCGCGGGTGGGTCCCGCGGTGTCGTCCTCGCGCGCGCCGCCTGGGAGTCGGTCATCCTGGTCGGGACAGCGGTCCTCGTGTCGAGCGCCGTCCTGGTGGTGACCAGCTGCGCGCAGGCCGTCGCACTCGGCGTCACCGCCCCCGGGACCCTCCCGCACCTCGGCCTGCAGGCCGCCGCCCCCGCCGCGCTGGTGAGCCTGGTCCTCATGGTGGTGGCGGGCACGCTCCCGCTCGTCGTCGGAGGGCGCCGCAGCGTCCCGCTCGTCCTCGCGGCGGACTGA
- a CDS encoding MarR family transcriptional regulator gives MAAHPEVPPESPYAFLTAEQTRTWYAWMKLQLRLRYEMNRQLRADSDISLADYDVLVALTSEPDGAMTMSALATRIGWERSRASHHAKRLADRGLLDLRRWEHDRRSTAVALTDDGWRTLREATPRHTELVKQMFFGDLTADELPGFAAVLERVYESVIEHGTLPRPADHP, from the coding sequence ATGGCAGCACACCCCGAGGTGCCACCGGAGTCGCCGTACGCCTTCCTCACAGCCGAGCAGACCCGGACCTGGTACGCGTGGATGAAGCTGCAGCTGCGGCTGCGCTACGAGATGAACCGGCAGCTGCGCGCCGACAGCGACATCTCGCTGGCGGACTACGACGTCCTGGTCGCGCTGACCAGCGAGCCCGACGGCGCGATGACGATGTCCGCCCTCGCCACCCGCATCGGGTGGGAGCGCAGCCGTGCCTCCCACCACGCGAAGCGCCTGGCGGACCGTGGCCTGCTCGACCTCCGCCGCTGGGAGCACGACCGACGGAGCACGGCGGTGGCGCTGACCGACGACGGCTGGCGCACCCTCCGCGAGGCGACGCCACGGCACACCGAGCTCGTCAAGCAGATGTTCTTCGGCGACCTGACGGCGGACGAGCTGCCCGGCTTCGCCGCCGTGCTGGAACGCGTCTACGAGTCCGTGATCGAACACGGCACCCTGCCCCGCCCCGCCGACCACCCCTGA
- a CDS encoding nuclear transport factor 2 family protein: MDETLTTLVDREEIRTLLSTYARGADRRDAVLEASVFTEDGVVVLYQGDPTTSDPVDTIRGRDRLAETFAGLIEQYDVTTYLNGQSTIRFTSPDDAEGETYCIAFHVLHEGDERTLLTMSIRYLDRFVRVDGAWAIALRRLVFDWTDRAPSAP; the protein is encoded by the coding sequence ATGGACGAGACACTGACGACCCTGGTCGACCGGGAGGAGATCCGCACCCTCCTGTCGACCTACGCCCGCGGAGCCGACCGCCGCGACGCGGTGCTCGAGGCCTCGGTGTTCACCGAGGACGGCGTCGTGGTCCTGTACCAGGGCGACCCCACGACCTCCGACCCGGTCGACACCATCCGCGGACGCGACCGACTCGCCGAGACCTTCGCCGGGCTCATCGAGCAGTACGACGTGACGACGTACCTCAACGGACAGTCGACGATCCGCTTCACGAGCCCGGACGACGCCGAGGGTGAGACCTACTGCATCGCCTTCCACGTCCTGCACGAGGGCGACGAGCGCACGCTCCTGACGATGTCGATCCGGTACCTCGACCGGTTCGTCCGGGTGGACGGTGCCTGGGCGATCGCGCTCCGACGCCTCGTCTTCGACTGGACCGACCGCGCCCCGTCCGCGCCCTGA
- a CDS encoding alpha/beta hydrolase — MPGNPKHIALEPAAQEFVDATSNPPFLNDLPPAEGRKAVDSVQDSPVFKPDVDEEWLEVPGGPTGTVRIRLVKPAGTTANLPVVLYVHGAGWVFGDAHTHDRLVRDLAIGSNAAVVFPEYDRSPEAGHPVALEQSYAAAQWVVREGRDKGLDASRFAVSGDSVGGNMAIALALMAAERGDVEFVELVAFYPVTNAAFDTGSYEEFAEGYFLTRAGMQWYWDQYTTDEAVRALPTVSPLRAPLEVLATLPPTLVITGEADVLRDEGEAFAARLREAGVKATNARFGGIVHDFVMVNALHDTEAARHALMLATASLRAALA; from the coding sequence ATGCCCGGAAACCCGAAGCACATCGCCCTGGAGCCCGCCGCCCAGGAGTTCGTCGACGCCACGTCGAACCCGCCGTTCCTGAACGACCTGCCGCCGGCCGAGGGGCGCAAGGCGGTCGACTCCGTCCAGGACTCCCCCGTCTTCAAGCCGGACGTCGACGAGGAGTGGCTCGAGGTCCCCGGCGGCCCGACCGGCACCGTCCGGATCCGCCTCGTGAAGCCGGCCGGCACCACCGCGAACCTGCCCGTGGTCCTCTACGTGCACGGAGCCGGCTGGGTCTTCGGCGACGCCCACACCCACGACCGTCTGGTGCGCGACCTGGCGATCGGCTCGAACGCGGCCGTCGTGTTCCCCGAGTACGACCGCTCCCCCGAGGCCGGGCACCCGGTCGCGCTGGAGCAGTCCTACGCGGCCGCGCAGTGGGTCGTGCGGGAAGGCCGCGACAAGGGACTCGACGCGTCGCGCTTCGCGGTGTCGGGTGACTCCGTCGGGGGCAACATGGCGATCGCCCTGGCGCTCATGGCGGCGGAGCGCGGGGACGTCGAGTTCGTCGAGCTCGTCGCCTTCTACCCGGTGACGAACGCGGCGTTCGACACCGGGTCCTACGAGGAGTTCGCGGAGGGGTACTTCCTCACGCGTGCCGGCATGCAGTGGTACTGGGACCAGTACACGACCGACGAGGCCGTGCGGGCACTCCCGACGGTGTCGCCGCTCCGCGCTCCGCTCGAGGTCCTCGCGACGCTGCCGCCGACCCTCGTCATCACGGGCGAGGCCGACGTGCTCCGCGACGAGGGCGAGGCGTTCGCCGCACGTCTCCGCGAAGCCGGGGTGAAGGCCACGAACGCGCGCTTCGGCGGGATCGTGCACGACTTCGTGATGGTCAACGCGCTGCACGACACCGAGGCGGCGAGGCACGCGCTGATGCTCGCGACCGCGTCCCTCCGCGCCGCCCTGGCCTGA
- a CDS encoding LuxR family transcriptional regulator gives MRAVGAGSGLPSAPDGVTVRSGARHTLVGRDDDLAALTLAVDDAGQGGTAVLVEGEAGIGKTALVAAVEHHARAAGFRILTCTGLQGSNAGGFDGLHELLHPLLPYAQALPARQRAALLTALELEDGPVPDRLLVSTAALGLLEEAATQRPVFVRAEDLHWLDRSSAEVLNFIGLRLSNAPIVIVATARTGHAATVTLPCSFTRSTLGPLDADASAALLDGHAATLSSTARRRVLAEAGGNPLALHELPAALAATGSSGTSLATRLPTTRRLEQAFLDQLGDVPVGSRSLLILTAAADGAPLQDVMAAARTMDLGLGDLEPLEVRGLLRTDLESLRFRHPLLRSAVIGTASAAELAAVHRALASVVGDESRAAWHRASATFERDETIAADLEAVADRAAQRGARPEAVRAYERAATLSQGVVGRARRLGRAAETARAAGMTNEAIALLEQVNALDGDADTVTQTAVTSTVLGLTTGYPGVPRIEVERIRAVLAAPQHTERLVRVLWASALNARGRNLPRAEWLEIETALRALPSTSPLKPVALAALAPLGAAPALRASLPHLVPQLTDSPLGMASLAIAAESLQDLETALTCWELSYERAHELGAVADETQALRGRSTVLLLRGRVRDAVADAEYAIRMARESHIPLIAGMAAGTLARAHALLGDAEAAQGALRDGAAESMGGRLALASADARWAAGLVALGQHRYRDAQIEFTHMAVHPTRALWAIADRTEAAVHGGRPESVIDNLDEAEAVATASHSAHLMSLVLRSRALLAVDDRAESCFVRAIEAGRLSESPLELARTRLLFGEWLRRSRRVVEAREHLRDALREFVAAGTTGFATRAAAELRAAGEAPLRDATAPPTTSAPLTPQELQIARLAAAGMSNREIADRIYLSHRTVSTHLYKVFPKLGVTSRAGLAEALAATGYAD, from the coding sequence ATGCGCGCAGTCGGAGCCGGGTCGGGCCTCCCGTCCGCACCGGACGGCGTCACCGTCCGCAGCGGCGCGCGGCACACCCTGGTCGGGCGCGACGACGACCTCGCCGCGCTCACCCTGGCCGTCGACGACGCCGGCCAGGGCGGCACCGCCGTCCTGGTGGAGGGCGAGGCCGGCATCGGGAAGACCGCCCTCGTCGCGGCGGTGGAACACCACGCCCGCGCCGCCGGCTTCCGGATCCTCACCTGCACCGGCCTGCAGGGGTCGAACGCCGGCGGGTTCGACGGCCTCCACGAACTGCTCCACCCGCTGCTGCCCTACGCGCAGGCCCTGCCTGCCCGCCAGCGCGCGGCGCTCCTCACCGCACTCGAACTCGAGGACGGCCCCGTCCCCGACCGGCTCCTCGTGAGCACGGCGGCGCTCGGTCTGCTCGAAGAGGCCGCGACGCAGCGGCCGGTGTTCGTCCGTGCCGAGGACCTGCACTGGCTCGACCGGTCCAGCGCAGAGGTGCTCAACTTCATCGGACTGCGGCTCTCGAACGCCCCGATCGTGATCGTCGCCACCGCCAGGACCGGCCACGCTGCCACCGTCACGCTCCCCTGCTCCTTCACCCGTTCCACACTCGGCCCCCTCGACGCGGACGCCTCGGCAGCCCTCCTGGACGGACACGCCGCCACCCTCAGCAGCACCGCCCGCCGCCGGGTCCTCGCCGAGGCGGGCGGCAACCCGCTCGCGCTCCACGAACTGCCCGCGGCGCTCGCGGCGACGGGCTCCTCGGGGACGTCGCTCGCCACCCGCCTGCCGACGACGCGCCGACTCGAGCAGGCGTTCCTCGACCAGCTCGGCGACGTGCCCGTCGGCAGTCGGTCCCTCCTCATCCTCACCGCCGCCGCCGACGGCGCGCCCCTGCAGGACGTCATGGCGGCCGCACGCACCATGGACCTCGGGCTCGGCGACCTCGAACCGCTCGAGGTGCGCGGACTCCTCCGCACCGACCTCGAGTCCCTGCGTTTCCGACACCCGCTCCTCCGGTCCGCGGTGATCGGCACCGCGTCCGCCGCCGAACTCGCAGCCGTCCACCGAGCACTCGCGTCCGTGGTCGGCGACGAGAGCCGGGCCGCCTGGCACCGGGCGTCAGCGACCTTCGAACGCGACGAGACCATCGCCGCCGACCTCGAGGCCGTCGCCGACCGGGCTGCGCAACGCGGTGCACGACCCGAAGCGGTCCGTGCGTACGAACGCGCGGCCACCCTGTCCCAGGGCGTCGTCGGACGGGCCCGACGGCTCGGACGCGCCGCCGAGACGGCACGGGCCGCCGGCATGACGAACGAGGCGATCGCCCTCCTCGAGCAGGTGAACGCCCTGGACGGCGACGCCGACACCGTCACCCAGACCGCCGTCACGAGCACCGTCCTCGGCCTCACCACCGGCTACCCGGGCGTGCCGCGGATCGAGGTGGAACGGATCCGGGCCGTCCTCGCGGCCCCGCAACACACCGAACGGCTCGTCCGGGTGCTCTGGGCGTCCGCGCTCAACGCCCGCGGCCGGAACCTGCCCCGCGCCGAGTGGCTGGAGATCGAGACCGCCCTTCGCGCCCTCCCCTCGACGAGTCCGCTCAAGCCCGTCGCGCTCGCCGCGCTGGCACCGCTCGGTGCCGCACCGGCGCTCCGGGCGAGTCTGCCGCACCTCGTGCCGCAACTGACCGACTCGCCGCTCGGCATGGCGTCCCTGGCCATCGCGGCGGAGTCCCTGCAGGACCTCGAGACGGCGCTGACCTGCTGGGAGCTCAGCTACGAGCGCGCGCACGAGCTCGGCGCCGTGGCCGACGAGACCCAGGCGCTCCGTGGCCGGTCCACCGTCCTCCTGCTCCGCGGTCGGGTGCGGGACGCCGTCGCCGACGCGGAGTACGCCATCCGGATGGCCCGCGAGAGCCACATCCCGCTCATCGCCGGCATGGCCGCCGGCACGCTCGCGCGCGCACACGCCCTCCTCGGTGACGCGGAGGCCGCCCAGGGTGCCCTCCGCGACGGTGCCGCCGAGTCGATGGGCGGCCGGCTCGCGCTCGCCAGCGCCGACGCCCGTTGGGCCGCCGGGCTCGTCGCCCTCGGCCAGCACCGCTACCGCGACGCGCAGATCGAGTTCACGCACATGGCCGTGCACCCGACGCGAGCGCTCTGGGCCATCGCGGACCGGACCGAGGCCGCGGTGCACGGCGGCCGCCCGGAGTCGGTCATCGACAACCTCGACGAGGCCGAAGCGGTGGCCACCGCCTCACACTCCGCGCACCTCATGTCGCTCGTGCTGCGCAGCCGCGCGCTCCTCGCCGTGGACGACCGCGCGGAGTCCTGCTTCGTGCGGGCGATCGAGGCGGGACGACTGAGCGAGTCACCGCTGGAACTCGCCCGGACCCGACTGCTGTTCGGCGAGTGGCTCCGCCGCAGCCGCCGGGTCGTCGAGGCGCGGGAGCACCTCCGAGACGCCCTCCGCGAGTTCGTCGCGGCCGGGACCACCGGCTTCGCCACCCGAGCTGCCGCCGAACTCCGCGCCGCGGGCGAGGCCCCGCTCCGCGACGCGACCGCGCCGCCCACGACGAGCGCGCCGCTCACCCCGCAGGAACTGCAGATCGCCCGGCTCGCCGCCGCCGGCATGTCGAACCGTGAGATCGCGGACCGGATCTACCTGTCGCACCGCACCGTGAGCACGCACCTCTACAAGGTGTTCCCGAAGCTCGGCGTCACCAGCCGCGCCGGGCTCGCCGAAGCGCTCGCCGCCACCGGGTACGCCGACTAG
- a CDS encoding nuclear transport factor 2 family protein, with protein sequence MSQPLESLMHANLFEVFGERDPDRRRAAVERTYAPDVVFLDPDEVVTGHDALHAKAQRLLDEAPGFVFSPAGPVYENHGMGYLAWHFGPEGQEPVVSGMDVCFVEGDVIAKVYTLLTSTPPAPSEPPAPEAPTA encoded by the coding sequence ATGTCGCAACCCCTCGAGTCCCTCATGCACGCCAACCTGTTCGAGGTGTTCGGCGAACGGGACCCCGACCGCCGCCGCGCCGCGGTCGAGCGCACGTACGCCCCGGACGTCGTCTTCCTCGACCCCGACGAGGTGGTCACCGGGCACGATGCCCTGCACGCGAAGGCGCAGCGTCTGCTCGACGAGGCCCCCGGGTTCGTCTTCTCCCCCGCCGGCCCCGTGTACGAGAACCACGGGATGGGCTACCTCGCCTGGCACTTCGGTCCGGAGGGACAGGAGCCCGTCGTGTCGGGCATGGACGTCTGCTTCGTCGAGGGCGACGTGATCGCGAAGGTCTACACGCTCCTGACCAGCACCCCGCCGGCACCGAGCGAGCCGCCCGCGCCGGAGGCGCCGACCGCCTGA
- a CDS encoding ABC transporter ATP-binding protein: MTEPLLHAEDLTKSFPGPDQARVPVLRGVSLSVLPGEFVAIVGPSGSGKSTLLYCLSALEPYDSGSVSIAGQRLETLRPKRLQALRRSTVGFVFQSFNLIPSLTARQNIALPASLAHRPVSATEVDAALASVGLADRGDHRPGSLSGGQQQRVAIARVLASHPDVVFADEPTGALDTTAGDAVLGLLRQVASGDRAVVMVTHDLEAAARADRVLVLRDGSIHRELVRPSATEVLDALTAAAQEA, encoded by the coding sequence ATGACCGAACCACTCCTCCACGCGGAGGACCTCACCAAGTCCTTCCCCGGCCCGGACCAGGCCAGGGTCCCGGTGCTCCGGGGGGTCTCCCTGTCCGTGCTCCCGGGCGAGTTCGTGGCGATCGTCGGGCCGAGCGGCTCCGGCAAGTCCACCCTGCTCTACTGCCTGTCCGCCCTCGAGCCCTACGACAGCGGGTCGGTGTCGATCGCCGGGCAGCGCCTCGAGACGCTCCGACCGAAGCGACTGCAGGCCCTCCGCCGGTCCACCGTCGGCTTCGTCTTCCAGTCGTTCAACCTCATCCCGTCTCTGACCGCGCGACAGAACATCGCGCTCCCGGCCAGCCTGGCGCACCGGCCCGTGTCCGCGACCGAGGTCGACGCCGCCCTGGCGTCGGTCGGGCTCGCCGACCGTGGCGACCACCGGCCGGGCAGCCTGTCCGGAGGCCAGCAGCAGCGGGTCGCGATCGCCCGGGTCCTGGCGTCCCACCCCGACGTCGTCTTCGCCGACGAACCGACCGGCGCGCTGGACACGACCGCCGGGGACGCCGTGCTCGGACTCCTCCGCCAGGTGGCCTCGGGTGACCGTGCCGTCGTGATGGTGACGCACGACCTCGAGGCGGCCGCGCGTGCCGACCGCGTGCTCGTCCTCCGTGACGGCAGCATCCACCGCGAACTCGTCCGACCGAGTGCCACCGAGGTGCTCGACGCGCTCACCGCCGCCGCCCAGGAGGCGTGA